One genomic region from Candidatus Amarolinea dominans encodes:
- a CDS encoding tetratricopeptide repeat protein, which produces MTRYYLAYARQHKDDWQALDGDQFAQIRRGWTVASEGSAGLTADEQVNLIFGYLNALDSYLERRGLWADLLTWNGRALTAAQSIGNEALVGGLLNDIGLCHRHLGQYEEAREMFEQALAVRRRVGPVAGEAVTLNNLGLVHDDLSEYAQAIAFYEQAFPLRQAAGDRAGEGITLQNLATTLMQIGRWGEAAERFEQALVIEREAGDRMGEAGTLSNLGQLYLQMSRRDEAEAALTQALALMRAIGDRGHETAVLNNLGLLARARGQPRRALALFEEALAVQRQAGVTGTEAPLLNNLGTTYQALGDWRRALAYFQQALARHQATGDRAGQATALANIGGLHLERDALAEARVAYEQALALVQASGDRDSEATLLNNLAAVLRAQGELDRAAEHLATALATAREVGNREMEATALSNLAATRFDRGDLPGARAALEAALALRPETGDLLAAGATLNNLAAVSSAQGDPAAAVDYYERALAVRRQIEDVAGQAHTLYNLGILCTDLGDFSRAEIALAEAVTLDEQCDLPQISRDRKALLEIRSRRKRT; this is translated from the coding sequence ATGACCCGCTACTACCTCGCCTACGCCCGCCAGCACAAGGATGACTGGCAAGCGCTGGACGGTGACCAATTCGCGCAGATCCGGCGCGGGTGGACGGTGGCGAGCGAAGGCAGCGCGGGGTTGACGGCCGACGAGCAGGTCAATCTGATCTTCGGCTACCTCAACGCACTGGATAGCTACCTGGAGCGACGCGGGCTGTGGGCCGATCTGCTGACCTGGAATGGGCGGGCGCTGACGGCCGCGCAGAGCATCGGCAACGAGGCGCTGGTCGGTGGATTGCTCAACGACATCGGACTGTGCCATCGGCACCTGGGACAATATGAAGAAGCCAGGGAGATGTTCGAGCAAGCCCTGGCAGTGCGCCGCCGGGTCGGGCCGGTTGCCGGCGAGGCGGTGACCCTGAACAACCTTGGATTGGTGCATGACGATCTGAGCGAGTATGCCCAGGCCATCGCGTTCTATGAGCAGGCTTTTCCGCTCCGCCAGGCGGCCGGAGACCGGGCAGGTGAAGGGATCACACTGCAGAACCTGGCAACGACATTGATGCAGATTGGCCGGTGGGGCGAAGCCGCCGAACGCTTCGAACAGGCGTTGGTCATCGAACGGGAGGCCGGCGACCGGATGGGCGAGGCCGGCACCCTGAGCAACCTGGGGCAGCTCTACTTGCAGATGAGTCGCCGGGATGAAGCGGAAGCGGCGTTGACGCAGGCGCTGGCGCTCATGCGAGCGATCGGCGACCGGGGCCATGAGACGGCCGTCTTGAATAACCTGGGGTTGCTGGCGCGGGCGCGCGGTCAACCGCGACGGGCGCTGGCGCTGTTCGAGGAGGCGCTGGCGGTACAACGCCAAGCCGGTGTGACAGGCACAGAAGCGCCCCTACTCAACAACCTGGGTACGACCTACCAGGCGCTAGGCGACTGGCGTCGCGCGTTGGCGTACTTTCAGCAAGCGCTGGCGCGCCACCAAGCCACCGGCGACCGGGCGGGTCAGGCTACGGCGCTGGCCAACATCGGCGGGTTGCATCTGGAGCGTGACGCCCTTGCCGAGGCCAGAGTTGCTTACGAGCAGGCGCTGGCGCTCGTCCAGGCCAGCGGCGACCGGGACAGTGAGGCCACGCTGCTGAACAACCTGGCCGCAGTGTTACGCGCCCAAGGCGAACTCGACCGAGCTGCTGAGCATCTGGCGACCGCCCTGGCCACTGCCCGCGAGGTCGGCAACCGGGAGATGGAAGCCACTGCTTTAAGCAACCTGGCCGCAACCCGTTTCGACCGCGGCGACTTGCCTGGCGCACGGGCGGCCCTGGAGGCTGCGCTGGCCCTGCGCCCCGAAACAGGCGACCTCCTGGCTGCCGGCGCCACACTGAACAACCTGGCCGCAGTGAGCAGCGCGCAGGGCGATCCTGCCGCAGCGGTGGACTATTACGAACGAGCGTTGGCGGTGCGCCGCCAGATCGAAGATGTGGCCGGCCAGGCGCACACGCTGTACAACCTGGGCATCCTCTGCACTGATCTGGGTGACTTTAGCCGGGCCGAAATCGCGCTGGCCGAGGCGGTAACGCTCGACGAGCAGTGTGACCTACCCCAGATATCTCGCGACCGGAAAGCATTACTGGAGATCCGAAGTCGGCGAAAACGAACTTGA